TACTATTGTAATGTGGACTAGTGCATCCAAACCAGTGCTTTCCTTTTGTCTATGTATGTTTTAAAAGTAGTTATGTATTAGCTTGCCTCAAACTACAGCACCACTGTTGTTCTCTAAAGCAACAGTCAATATGTCAGTCTCCTATAGCTCTGTAAttctgttaatttaaataataatactatttttGTTAAGAGAAGTATAAATGGCCTTGGAAACAGACTCTCTCACTGGACATCATGGGAAAGGTGGGAATTGtttgtacacttttttttttgtaaaaattaaaacattaattgctttatgttatttttatggGTAACATGAACATTGCTTTATATTCCAGATAATTTTTTACGAAGACAGGAATTTCCAAGGCCGTAGTTTTGAGTGCAGCAGTGACTGCACAGATCTGCGTTCCAATTTCAGCTACTGCAATTCTATCAGAGTGGAGAGTGGCTGCTTCATGATTTATGAATGGACAAATTACACAGGTCACCAGTATTTCATGAAAAAAGGTGACTATCCTGACTACCACAGTTGGAAGGGTGTCGACAGTGATATCAGATCCTGTTGCATAATTCCACAGGTATGCTTTCTTTGGCATTCTGCTATACTGTGGACTTGaaactgtataaaaatgtaatttaatgtaattattttgatCTCTTATTGTGAGTCATGTATCCTAAACACCATCTTTTATTTGGCTTCAGTACAGGGGCATATACAGACTAAGGCTCTATGAAAAGGCTAACTTTAATGGGCACATGATGGAGTTTGTTGATGATTGTTCCTGTGTTTCGGACCGTTTCCATCACCGCCATGTTTACTCCTGTAAAGTAATGAATGGTTACTGGATCTTCTATGAGTATCCTAATTACCGAGGCAGACAGTACTTACTGAAACCTGGAGCCTACAGGAGATACCGTGACTGGTGTGCTACTTGTTCCATTGTAGGTTCTTTCAGACGCATCACtgatttttaatattgttttatttattaaagagcaTTAATTCccccatatactgtattactttATTCATTGGTATATGATTTGCTTGATATGTCAACAAGTATACTGTACCAGTCAAAAGCTTGGATGCacctttttatgatttattttctacatcctACATACTGAACATTTGCAGAAATCCATTAagtaccatgatgaaactggatcTCATGAAGAGcatcccagaaaagcaagactaATACTTACTTGTGCTGCAGAAGAGAAGGTTATTTAGACTTAACAGCCTAAAAAAATCACTACCGGTAATTAACATCACTTTAGGTTAGTGTCTCCAAAACTATCAAATGTATTTGTTGTATTCTTTAATGAAGGACAGACAAAGTATAACATGTTATCTAACATTTTTCCTTTATGTTCAAGAACACTAGGAATTAGCAATGAGTGGTAATGATAGCACAAATATTAAGTTGGTCTTGTAAAGATCTTTGAAACCttgctttatatttttctatttaaacttTAGAAATATCTGTGCACTTTGCAGTCATCAAATGTGTAACATTTTAAGCAGAGGCGGTGTTACCATTAGGCAAAAGTAGGCGAGCGCCTAGAGCTTTTAACTGCCAGGGCCCATGTCTAAGGACTAAGAATTTTTAGCAACCAATTgcctcttcttctttgtcttttggctgttccctttaaGGGGGAAaacacagcgaatcatctgcctccatctaaccctatcctctgcatccacTTCTCTCATACCAGCTAaattcatgtcctctctcattgcatccataaatctcctctttggtcttcctgcCAGGCAGTTCCAACATTAACATtcttctaccaatatgctcactAGCTCTTCTCTGAACatatccaaaccacctcaatctggcctctctgactttatctacAAAACATCTagcatgggttgtccctctgatgaactcttTTTAGATCCAATCCATCCTTGTCACCCACAAAGAGAActtcaacatcttcatctctgctacctccaactctgcctcctgtctgtTCTTCAGTGCCACAGTtgctaagctgtagagcatcgctggtctcatcACTGTCTTGAatacctttccttttatttttgctgatactcttttgtcacagAACACACAACACTTTTcaccacccattccaacctgcttGTAGACGCCTCTTCACTTCCTTTGCACACTCTTCGTTGCTCTGGatcgttgaccctaagtacttaaagtcctgcaccttcttcacctctgctccctgtatcctcaccattccacttgggttcctctcattcacacacatgtattctgtcttgatatggctaaccttcattcctctgctttccagagcatacctctaCCTTCTCCACCTGTTCCCCGCTTGccctacaaagcacaatgtcatctgcaaacatcattgtccatggaaACTCCTGtttaacctcatctgtcatcctgtttatcaccagagcaaacaataAGGGGTGCAGAggcgatccttgatgcagacccacctccaccttgaactcttctgtcacacctacagcacatctcaccactgtcttacagctctcatacatgtcctgcaccactctaacatacttctctgccaatccagacttcctcataaaATACCATAGCTTtactctcggcaccctgtcatacactTCCTAAgatctactgtacaaaaaaacaatgcagcttcctgttaccttctctgtacttcgccattagcatcctcaaagcaaatactgcatctgttgtactctgtaggcatgaaaccatatttcTGCTCACAAATGCTAATCTCTGCTGTTAACCTACGTAGCTTCCACTAGTCTTTCTCcaaagcttcattgtctggctcatcagctttattcctctgtagttgccacagctctgcacaacCCACTTGTTCTTAAAGATCagcactaatacacttctcctccattcctctgagatcctctcactctctaaaatcttgttaaacagactagtcagaaactctactgccccctctcctaagcacttccatgcctccacaggtatgtcatcaggaccaactgcctttccactcttcatcctctttaacgcCCTCCTTACCCCACTCATACTgatttttgctacttcctgcaCCACAATAGTCTTCTACACTTCTTTCTCATTTATCAACTTTTTAAAGTACTCTTTCCAGCTTCTTATCACCCTTCTGACACCTGTCGGTACATTTCCATCCCTTTAATTACTCtaacatccttcccatctctatctcttagCCTCGCCAACCTGTCCAGTTTATGTACCACGGTATGAAAGACCTGTTAATGATTCGCATcatttgatttggcaaatgttatTATGCAAATGCCCTTCCtgccacaaccctctgcatttatccagagtTGGGACTAACACAAGAAGACACTAGATTGTGCCCCCCTGTGGTTGCATTAAGTAAttgcaacatttaattttaacattttaaaataaaaaaaaaatccacttgtTGAAATAGCATTTGAATGTCATTTAACCACGTAAGTTGCTTTGAAGTGTTTTAGTCACTCCCCCAAAAACTACAATGGTACATTTTATGTGACAGTGGAAAGTTATTCACTGCAGTTTCATGAAACTAAGTGGTCCAAAAACCCCCCCAGAAAAAAACAGGAGGAGAACAGACAAATAATAGGATCTTTGGTAAAGGTAACACAATTTTTCAGGCCTGTGCATTGTCACAAGTCACCTCAAGTCAAAGTCAATGCACATGCTATCC
The DNA window shown above is from Clarias gariepinus isolate MV-2021 ecotype Netherlands chromosome 5, CGAR_prim_01v2, whole genome shotgun sequence and carries:
- the LOC128524267 gene encoding gamma-crystallin M2-like, whose product is MGKIIFYEDRNFQGRSFECSSDCTDLRSNFSYCNSIRVESGCFMIYEWTNYTGHQYFMKKGDYPDYHSWKGVDSDIRSCCIIPQYRGIYRLRLYEKANFNGHMMEFVDDCSCVSDRFHHRHVYSCKVMNGYWIFYEYPNYRGRQYLLKPGAYRRYRDWCATCSIVGSFRRITDF